From Paenibacillus graminis, a single genomic window includes:
- a CDS encoding carbohydrate ABC transporter permease has protein sequence MGVTGGSALKRGFNKSVYYIVCILIAIAMFLPFYWSVLTSLKPDDEIFAMPIKWFPDHLTFEHYRKAFTTVPFALYFWNSLVLAVAGVLANLFFGSLSGYAFAKLKFRLNKPIFRVLLAAMMIPGIVTMIPTVYVMRHIPFAGGNDFFGSGGNGLMNSFWGIILPGASGTFAVFFMRQFFLTLPSDMMEMARIEGCREFMIFWRIYLPLTKPALATLSIFTFQAGWNGFLWPMIVLNDPDKATIQMGLQAFSYNFQTDYGPMMAGALVAILPILVLFLALQRYFVQGIAFSGIKG, from the coding sequence ATGGGTGTTACCGGCGGCTCCGCACTGAAGCGGGGCTTTAACAAATCTGTGTATTATATCGTGTGTATTCTTATCGCTATCGCTATGTTCCTGCCGTTCTACTGGAGTGTGCTGACATCACTGAAGCCGGATGATGAGATTTTCGCTATGCCCATTAAGTGGTTTCCGGATCATTTAACCTTTGAGCATTACCGCAAAGCCTTTACAACCGTACCTTTTGCGCTATATTTCTGGAATTCGCTTGTCCTGGCGGTAGCTGGTGTACTGGCTAATCTATTCTTCGGCTCGCTCAGCGGCTATGCCTTTGCGAAGCTGAAGTTCAGACTGAATAAGCCCATCTTCCGCGTGCTGCTGGCAGCGATGATGATTCCCGGCATCGTAACCATGATTCCGACGGTATATGTCATGCGCCATATTCCGTTTGCCGGCGGCAATGACTTCTTTGGCAGCGGCGGGAATGGCCTAATGAACTCATTTTGGGGCATTATTTTGCCGGGTGCATCCGGGACCTTTGCGGTATTCTTCATGCGCCAATTTTTTCTTACCCTGCCCAGCGACATGATGGAAATGGCCCGGATCGAGGGCTGTAGGGAATTTATGATCTTTTGGCGCATTTATCTGCCCTTGACCAAGCCGGCTCTGGCTACGTTAAGCATTTTCACCTTTCAGGCAGGCTGGAATGGTTTCCTCTGGCCGATGATCGTACTGAATGACCCGGATAAGGCGACCATCCAAATGGGGCTGCAGGCCTTTTCCTATAATTTCCAGACCGATTACGGGCCGATGATGGCGGGTGCGCTGGTGGCGATTCTACCAATACTGGTGCTGTTTCTGGCTTTGCAGCGTTACTTCGTTCAGGGCATTGCGTTCAGCGGTATCAAAGGGTAA
- a CDS encoding carbohydrate ABC transporter permease, whose translation MASMRKVERHQARTAYLFITPTVLLFAVFTIIPVVMALYLSFTNYDVLSSNDWIGLDNYRRLIDDDLLWKTFRNVFLYSVIFVPLNILISLLLGLLLSRAWRGVKLFRTFYYLPTLTSAVAAATVWIWLLHPEFGLVNGLLSYVGITGPAWLSETRTAMLSIVMLTLWQSVGSNMIIYLAGLQGVPDYLYESARLDGAGKLDCFRFITWPQLRPTTFLVSTMAIIGALQLFDQAFVLTQGGPANVTKTPVYLIYQQGFNQLQMGYASAQAFVLAMAILVFSLINMRISKAEEPVV comes from the coding sequence ATGGCTTCCATGAGAAAGGTAGAAAGACACCAGGCGCGGACAGCATATTTGTTCATCACACCAACGGTGCTGCTGTTCGCAGTATTTACAATCATACCTGTTGTGATGGCCTTATATTTAAGCTTTACCAACTATGATGTGCTAAGCAGTAATGATTGGATCGGTTTAGACAACTACCGGCGGCTGATCGATGATGATCTGCTGTGGAAGACATTCCGCAATGTCTTTCTGTATTCGGTGATTTTTGTCCCGCTGAATATTCTGATTTCGTTGCTGCTGGGGCTGCTGCTAAGCCGGGCGTGGCGCGGGGTCAAGCTGTTCCGTACCTTCTATTATCTGCCAACGCTGACTTCAGCCGTTGCAGCGGCAACGGTATGGATCTGGCTGCTGCATCCGGAATTCGGGCTGGTCAACGGACTGCTCTCCTATGTAGGCATTACCGGACCCGCCTGGCTGTCCGAGACGAGAACCGCCATGCTGTCAATCGTTATGCTGACCCTGTGGCAGTCCGTCGGCTCCAATATGATTATTTATCTGGCCGGTCTGCAGGGAGTGCCGGATTATCTGTATGAATCGGCGCGGCTCGACGGTGCGGGTAAGCTGGACTGCTTCCGGTTTATCACCTGGCCGCAGCTCCGGCCAACCACCTTCCTGGTCAGCACTATGGCCATTATCGGTGCGCTGCAGCTGTTTGACCAGGCATTTGTCCTGACACAGGGCGGTCCGGCGAATGTCACCAAAACGCCGGTCTATCTGATCTATCAGCAGGGCTTCAACCAGCTGCAGATGGGATATGCTTCGGCGCAGGCTTTTGTGCTGGCCATGGCTATTCTGGTGTTCTCACTGATCAACATGCGGATATCCAAAGCCGAAGAACCGGTCGTATGA
- a CDS encoding RICIN domain-containing protein: MGNRVNGRVGFGLRCLLAFLLVWPLIMDAFTVPQASALNNGLAQTPPMGWNSWNYYACNVDENKIKEAADLLVSTGMKDAGYKYVVIDDCWQTGRDANGTILADPVKFPSGMKALADYIHSKGLLFGLYTDAGYTTCAGRPGMYNHEVQDALTFASWDVDYVKVDWCDNGGMDPQTRYTLIRDALLNSGRDILFSICNWGINKPWVWGAATGNMWRTTDDIFDFWQRVTWIIDQNYPLANFAGPGRWNDPDMLMVGNYGTGAVFGEGMTDTEYRSHFSMWAIMAAPLIAGNNLSSMTAYTRATLMNSEVIAIDQDPLGRQGVLVSDVDGKQVYSKLLQTPGTRAVVLFNRSETAASMTVNFTSLGLGSSAAVRDLWQKSNLGTYSGSYSATVPAHGTVMLKLTGTEATTSPVVSGKTYRIIPKSTGLSAAVEASSTQNGAKVLQWDYGISQNDKWTVTATTGGFYKLMNVNSGKALAVENGDLQNNAKVLQWDYGTTGNDQWQIQGIGQGYYKIINKLSGKSLNVADNSLISGGGFIQWTYGAEDNMTFQLVETDVTYEAESAVLHSLSTESTHQGYTGKGYISGWNANGKWVDFNVIADTAGVYNLTFRYSGGAGTAGRYLYVNGAGVVNNVVFNGTGGWNSYNNVTIPNVTLNSGSNTISLIYDTSKGSTNYLNLDHLKVSR, encoded by the coding sequence ATGGGGAACAGAGTAAACGGCAGGGTCGGATTCGGATTGAGATGCTTGCTGGCTTTCCTACTAGTCTGGCCATTAATAATGGATGCTTTCACTGTGCCGCAGGCTTCAGCGCTAAACAACGGTCTGGCACAGACACCGCCGATGGGCTGGAACAGCTGGAACTATTACGCTTGCAATGTGGATGAGAACAAGATTAAGGAAGCGGCAGATCTGCTGGTCAGCACGGGAATGAAGGATGCCGGCTATAAATATGTCGTGATTGACGACTGCTGGCAGACCGGCCGCGATGCGAACGGCACTATTCTGGCCGATCCGGTCAAATTCCCCAGCGGGATGAAGGCGCTTGCGGATTATATTCACAGCAAGGGTCTGCTGTTCGGGCTGTATACAGACGCAGGTTATACCACCTGTGCAGGAAGGCCAGGGATGTACAACCACGAGGTTCAGGATGCTCTTACATTCGCCTCCTGGGATGTGGACTATGTGAAGGTGGACTGGTGTGATAACGGAGGGATGGACCCGCAGACGAGGTATACGCTGATCCGGGATGCGCTTTTGAACTCCGGGCGCGATATCCTGTTCAGTATCTGCAACTGGGGCATCAACAAACCTTGGGTATGGGGCGCGGCCACAGGGAATATGTGGCGTACTACAGATGATATCTTTGATTTCTGGCAGCGGGTGACCTGGATTATCGATCAGAACTATCCGCTCGCCAACTTTGCCGGACCGGGCAGGTGGAATGATCCCGATATGCTGATGGTAGGCAATTATGGAACAGGTGCTGTGTTTGGGGAGGGAATGACGGATACCGAATACCGCTCCCACTTTTCCATGTGGGCGATTATGGCTGCGCCGCTGATTGCCGGGAACAATCTCTCCAGTATGACCGCATATACCCGGGCTACGCTGATGAATTCTGAGGTGATTGCTATAGATCAGGACCCGCTCGGCAGACAAGGCGTACTGGTCAGCGATGTGGACGGCAAACAGGTATATTCCAAGCTGCTGCAGACACCGGGCACCAGGGCTGTTGTCCTGTTCAACCGGTCGGAAACCGCTGCCTCCATGACCGTAAACTTCACCAGTCTGGGGCTGGGCTCATCAGCTGCTGTCCGGGACTTGTGGCAGAAGTCGAACCTGGGCACCTACAGCGGCAGCTATTCGGCAACCGTTCCCGCACATGGCACAGTGATGCTGAAGCTGACCGGCACGGAAGCAACGACGAGTCCAGTAGTTTCCGGGAAAACCTACCGGATTATTCCCAAATCAACCGGTCTATCGGCGGCAGTCGAAGCTTCTTCGACACAAAATGGAGCCAAGGTGCTGCAATGGGATTACGGCATCTCACAAAATGACAAATGGACCGTAACCGCGACTACCGGAGGATTTTATAAACTAATGAATGTGAACAGCGGCAAAGCGCTGGCCGTAGAGAACGGGGATCTCCAGAATAACGCAAAAGTCCTTCAATGGGATTATGGCACAACAGGCAATGATCAGTGGCAGATTCAAGGCATCGGACAGGGTTATTACAAGATCATTAACAAGCTCTCCGGCAAATCCCTCAACGTGGCGGATAACTCGCTGATCAGCGGTGGCGGATTCATTCAATGGACCTATGGGGCAGAGGACAATATGACCTTCCAGCTGGTAGAGACCGATGTGACCTATGAAGCGGAATCGGCTGTGCTGCATTCTCTCTCCACGGAGTCTACTCATCAGGGGTATACGGGTAAAGGCTACATCTCGGGCTGGAACGCAAACGGCAAATGGGTGGACTTCAACGTCATTGCTGATACGGCCGGTGTCTATAACCTGACCTTCCGTTATTCAGGCGGAGCGGGGACAGCAGGGCGTTATCTGTATGTCAACGGGGCAGGGGTTGTCAATAATGTGGTTTTTAATGGGACGGGGGGATGGAATTCTTATAACAACGTCACTATTCCAAATGTTACTCTGAACAGCGGCAGCAACACGATTTCATTAATCTACGATACCAGCAAAGGAAGTACGAACTATCTGAATCTCGATCATCTGAAAGTATCCCGCTGA
- a CDS encoding glycoside hydrolase family 76 protein, producing MKHLKLEAGLWEERAEEAQEALDHFFWNETIGMYNIETPCPDGECNIVFHYWWMAHAVDVLVDGLLRAKNGRYEARLASLYDGLLRRNGGVWPNELYDDMEWMALAWLRAYQATGETRYKETALLLWQDIKTGWNNHMEGGIAWQKSQLDYKNTPANAPAAILAARLYQSFAEPQDLEWAENIFNWQKRHLVDPETGFVWDGMNREGDGSIDKDWKYTYNQGVYIGAAIELYRIKGQAVYLEAARQTFATAVRELADPQSGVLPEEGNGDGGLFKGILVRYAAELAKADPDASEAAAFLRQNAELLWERGKGAEGALFGTDWSHPPSGIVQLSSQLSGIKLLERMAGLSRMAGK from the coding sequence ATGAAGCATTTGAAGCTTGAAGCTGGGTTATGGGAGGAACGGGCAGAGGAAGCGCAGGAAGCGCTGGACCATTTCTTCTGGAATGAAACCATTGGCATGTATAACATCGAAACGCCTTGCCCAGACGGGGAGTGCAACATTGTATTCCATTACTGGTGGATGGCCCATGCTGTGGATGTATTGGTGGATGGACTCTTGCGGGCAAAAAACGGACGTTACGAAGCACGCCTCGCCTCGCTGTATGATGGCCTTCTGCGCCGCAATGGCGGAGTATGGCCGAATGAGCTCTATGATGATATGGAGTGGATGGCCTTGGCCTGGCTTCGTGCCTATCAGGCAACCGGGGAGACACGCTACAAGGAGACAGCGCTGCTGTTGTGGCAGGATATCAAGACAGGCTGGAATAACCACATGGAAGGGGGGATTGCCTGGCAAAAATCACAGCTGGATTACAAAAACACCCCGGCCAACGCACCAGCTGCCATTTTAGCCGCCCGGCTGTATCAGTCATTCGCCGAACCGCAGGATCTGGAATGGGCAGAGAATATTTTCAATTGGCAAAAGCGCCATCTCGTAGACCCGGAGACTGGTTTTGTCTGGGATGGTATGAACCGTGAGGGTGACGGCTCAATCGATAAGGATTGGAAATACACCTACAATCAAGGGGTATATATCGGTGCGGCCATCGAGTTATACCGGATTAAGGGGCAGGCTGTTTACCTTGAAGCTGCCCGGCAGACCTTCGCCACAGCCGTCCGGGAGCTGGCCGATCCGCAGTCCGGTGTCTTGCCGGAAGAAGGTAATGGGGACGGGGGACTGTTCAAGGGTATTCTGGTCCGCTATGCTGCGGAATTGGCGAAGGCTGATCCGGATGCAAGCGAAGCGGCTGCCTTTCTGCGGCAAAATGCTGAATTGCTCTGGGAGAGAGGAAAGGGAGCAGAGGGCGCCCTGTTTGGTACGGACTGGAGCCATCCACCCTCCGGCATTGTGCAGCTCAGCTCTCAGCTCAGCGGCATTAAGCTGCTGGAACGGATGGCTGGGCTGAGCAGAATGGCTGGTAAATAA
- a CDS encoding ABC transporter substrate-binding protein, with amino-acid sequence MKKWLITALSLAMLSALAAGCGGNSDNSGTPAAGNSGTDAGGKSGKKTELTFWGDWGGEGQKQFETMVDAFNKSQDKIHVKYVLQQDMITKFLTAATNGGAPDVLFWDRWRTSLYAPKNVLHPVDEYLTRDGVSKDDFYSESLTELSYNDKLYGLPLTVDARALFYNKKLLAEAGLQPPTNWDELETAAAKMTKWKGDKLEVAGFSMADLGLFNMYLQQAGGTMLTEDGKTNFNNDKGRQVLEFWDRLMNKDKVYKVGFELGLGEGQDAFVTGKVAMLYSGPWMLSTYNKYGKDLDYGIVPPPAGPNGDKGSVMGGFGLVIPEGSKHHDEAWEFIKWWTASKDNALLWAKTSLNLPGFKPSMEDPFFQNDPLWKPFLETLEFAKVRPSHPGYSVMETDALAPNLQLNQQNKLSIEDTLKKAQEQGDKMLKANEVVK; translated from the coding sequence ATGAAAAAATGGTTGATTACAGCGCTTTCTTTGGCTATGCTCTCTGCCCTGGCAGCCGGATGCGGCGGGAATTCGGACAATTCCGGAACACCTGCAGCCGGAAACAGCGGAACAGACGCAGGAGGTAAAAGCGGAAAAAAAACAGAGCTCACCTTCTGGGGAGACTGGGGCGGGGAAGGCCAGAAGCAGTTCGAGACCATGGTCGACGCCTTTAACAAATCCCAGGATAAGATTCATGTGAAATACGTGCTGCAGCAGGATATGATCACAAAGTTCCTCACGGCAGCCACGAATGGCGGCGCCCCCGACGTGCTGTTCTGGGACCGCTGGCGGACCTCGCTCTACGCTCCCAAAAATGTGCTGCATCCTGTAGATGAATATCTAACACGGGACGGCGTCTCCAAAGATGATTTTTACAGTGAATCACTGACGGAGCTGTCCTATAACGATAAATTATACGGCCTCCCGCTTACAGTAGATGCACGAGCACTGTTCTATAATAAGAAGCTGCTGGCCGAAGCCGGGCTTCAGCCCCCGACAAATTGGGATGAGCTGGAAACCGCAGCCGCAAAGATGACCAAATGGAAGGGCGACAAGCTTGAAGTCGCCGGATTCTCGATGGCCGACCTGGGTCTGTTCAATATGTATCTCCAGCAGGCTGGCGGCACCATGCTGACCGAAGACGGAAAGACCAACTTCAATAATGACAAAGGCAGGCAGGTGCTGGAATTCTGGGACCGCTTAATGAACAAAGACAAGGTATACAAGGTTGGCTTTGAGCTGGGGCTTGGAGAAGGGCAGGATGCCTTCGTTACCGGCAAGGTTGCCATGCTCTACTCCGGTCCATGGATGCTGAGTACCTACAATAAATATGGCAAAGACCTTGATTACGGCATTGTTCCGCCACCAGCGGGTCCGAACGGCGACAAAGGCAGTGTAATGGGCGGCTTTGGCCTCGTTATTCCTGAAGGCTCCAAGCATCATGATGAGGCATGGGAATTCATTAAATGGTGGACAGCGAGCAAGGACAACGCTTTGCTCTGGGCCAAGACCAGCCTCAATCTGCCGGGCTTCAAGCCTTCCATGGAGGACCCGTTCTTCCAGAACGATCCGCTGTGGAAACCATTCTTGGAAACGCTGGAATTTGCCAAGGTCCGCCCTTCGCATCCCGGCTACTCTGTAATGGAAACGGATGCGCTCGCACCTAATCTCCAGTTGAACCAGCAGAACAAGCTGAGTATTGAGGATACCCTGAAGAAAGCCCAGGAGCAGGGGGACAAAATGCTCAAAGCTAACGAAGTTGTAAAGTAG
- a CDS encoding glycoside hydrolase family 125 protein produces the protein MQRLSARVREALPDRPKLADMFGECLANTWNTTIKRNLDGTTFVITGDIPAMWLRDSAAQVRPFLILAAEDEEIADMIEGLVKHQFACIELDPYANAFNQEANGQGHQQDLTDMNPWIWERKYEIDSLCYPIQLSYLLWKNTGRITQFDDAFVKGVWRIIGLWTTEQHHERDSAYTFQRTDCPPTDTLVREGKGSKTSYTGMTWSGFRPSDDACDYGYLVPANMFAVVVLRYVCEIAGEVLKNPELAAAAQYLLEEIDGGIRQYGLIDHPEYGTMYAYETDGLGSVNLMDDANVPSLLASPYLGYTSADDPYYMNTRRFILSKSNPYYYSGTAAAGVGSPHTPSRYIWPIALAVQGMTSGSAEERQSMLDLLEHSDAGTGYMHESFHADHPGEYTRPWFSWANMMFCELVLMCCGIEVKRS, from the coding sequence ATGCAGCGGCTGTCCGCGCGGGTCAGAGAGGCGCTGCCGGACCGGCCGAAGCTGGCAGACATGTTCGGGGAATGTTTGGCGAACACCTGGAATACAACAATCAAACGCAATCTGGATGGAACAACTTTTGTAATTACCGGGGATATACCTGCCATGTGGCTCAGGGATTCCGCCGCTCAGGTCAGGCCTTTTCTGATACTGGCCGCTGAAGATGAAGAAATAGCAGATATGATCGAAGGATTGGTGAAGCACCAGTTTGCTTGCATCGAATTAGATCCTTACGCGAACGCCTTTAACCAAGAGGCGAACGGCCAGGGGCACCAGCAGGACCTGACGGACATGAACCCGTGGATTTGGGAGCGGAAATACGAAATTGACTCCTTGTGTTATCCTATCCAGCTCAGCTATCTGCTGTGGAAGAACACCGGGCGGATTACTCAGTTCGATGATGCTTTTGTAAAGGGAGTCTGGCGGATCATCGGGCTGTGGACCACGGAACAGCATCATGAACGTGACTCCGCTTATACCTTTCAGCGAACGGATTGTCCACCCACCGATACCCTGGTCCGTGAAGGTAAGGGCAGCAAGACCTCCTATACGGGAATGACTTGGTCCGGCTTTCGTCCGAGCGATGATGCCTGCGACTATGGCTATCTGGTTCCGGCTAATATGTTCGCCGTCGTTGTCCTGCGGTATGTATGCGAAATTGCCGGAGAGGTGCTGAAGAACCCGGAGCTTGCGGCAGCTGCACAATATCTGCTGGAGGAGATCGATGGAGGCATACGCCAATATGGGCTTATAGACCATCCTGAATATGGAACTATGTATGCCTATGAGACGGATGGATTGGGCAGCGTGAACCTGATGGACGATGCGAATGTTCCAAGTCTGCTGGCCAGTCCTTATCTGGGCTACACTTCCGCTGATGATCCCTATTATATGAATACCCGCAGGTTTATTTTGAGCAAAAGCAATCCTTATTACTATTCAGGAACTGCAGCAGCAGGTGTTGGCAGTCCCCACACACCCAGCCGGTATATCTGGCCTATTGCTTTGGCGGTGCAGGGAATGACATCGGGGAGTGCAGAAGAACGGCAATCCATGCTTGATCTGCTCGAACATTCCGATGCCGGGACCGGATATATGCATGAATCCTTTCACGCAGACCACCCCGGCGAGTATACCCGCCCCTGGTTCTCTTGGGCCAATATGATGTTCTGTGAGCTGGTGCTGATGTGCTGCGGGATTGAAGTCAAGCGAAGTTGA
- a CDS encoding glycosyl hydrolase family 8: MFKRLLTTVTVISCLTLTLQAAAAENSSSVLTGGVAAPAPKHPFPEHESYQSGTIKPNHVSQGQLDNDVRKKYDEWKARYLVQPPKQSGQYYVYYNLEKQASPANAVSCSEGHGYGMLITSLMAGYDPLAKDYFDGLYRFYKAHPSVNNPALMAWQQIKTAQGDVIDTPPSDSDDGSRSATDGDMDIAYALLLADKQWGSSSQINYLGEAKAVISAIMEQDVNPQKWSLKFGDWVDNNDPDYALATRPSDFMLGHLRAFGKASGNGDWTKVADNTYKIIQTISTKYSPATGLLPDFVVFKNGAYAPSPPYLLETERDGFFSWNAARVPWRVPVDYLLTGDTRALNQTRLTNAWISKKTNNDPGKIVAGYKLNGTPLDDEDPAIAFSAPFAVSAMVDASNQTWLNALWNSLVTAPTAANAYYGNSIRLLCMITVSGNWWDPTDARN; encoded by the coding sequence TTGTTCAAGCGGCTTCTTACAACCGTAACCGTAATTTCCTGCTTGACCTTAACCCTGCAGGCAGCCGCCGCAGAGAATTCCAGCTCTGTGCTCACCGGAGGGGTCGCCGCCCCCGCGCCAAAGCATCCTTTTCCGGAGCATGAATCTTACCAGAGTGGCACTATTAAGCCTAACCATGTATCCCAAGGCCAGCTGGATAATGACGTGCGCAAGAAATACGATGAATGGAAAGCCCGGTATTTGGTGCAGCCTCCGAAGCAATCCGGCCAATACTATGTGTATTACAACCTGGAGAAGCAAGCCTCTCCCGCCAATGCCGTTTCCTGTTCGGAGGGTCATGGCTACGGGATGTTGATTACATCTCTGATGGCAGGTTATGACCCCCTTGCCAAGGATTATTTTGACGGGCTATACCGGTTCTACAAAGCACATCCAAGCGTGAACAATCCGGCATTGATGGCCTGGCAGCAGATCAAAACCGCTCAAGGAGATGTTATCGACACCCCCCCGTCTGACAGTGATGACGGCAGCCGTTCGGCTACAGACGGTGATATGGATATCGCTTACGCCTTGCTGCTTGCAGACAAGCAATGGGGCAGCAGCAGCCAGATTAATTATCTGGGGGAAGCCAAGGCCGTCATTTCCGCCATCATGGAGCAAGATGTGAATCCGCAGAAATGGAGCTTGAAATTCGGTGACTGGGTGGATAATAATGATCCCGATTATGCCCTTGCCACCCGCCCCTCTGACTTTATGCTGGGCCACCTGCGGGCTTTTGGGAAGGCATCGGGGAATGGGGACTGGACAAAGGTAGCTGATAACACTTATAAAATTATCCAAACCATTTCCACTAAATATAGTCCCGCAACCGGTCTTCTCCCGGACTTTGTAGTCTTTAAGAACGGCGCCTATGCTCCTTCGCCCCCCTATTTACTGGAGACCGAGAGAGACGGCTTCTTCAGCTGGAATGCTGCCCGGGTACCCTGGAGAGTTCCGGTTGATTATCTGCTGACAGGAGATACACGGGCGCTGAACCAGACCCGGTTGACAAACGCCTGGATTTCCAAAAAGACAAATAATGATCCCGGAAAAATTGTGGCCGGCTACAAATTGAACGGCACTCCGCTGGATGACGAAGATCCCGCAATCGCGTTCTCCGCACCGTTTGCCGTTAGCGCGATGGTGGACGCCAGCAATCAGACATGGCTGAATGCCCTTTGGAATAGCCTTGTCACTGCTCCAACAGCTGCTAACGCCTACTATGGCAACAGCATCCGCTTGCTCTGCATGATCACCGTCTCCGGGAACTGGTGGGACCCTACGGATGCCCGCAATTAA
- a CDS encoding glycoside hydrolase family 76 protein, with product MGTSAEAATEADWKTRADWFQHSLRKYFFNEKTGIMNQWFPKEYNRPGDNFYYWWHAHVLDVLVDAYERTGDPAIVVQIREYSSCLRANNGGTFLHNYYDDMEWTALALLRAYQATGEEEYKTAVLELWADIQTAWNDHFGGGMAWKKDQLDYKNTPANAPAAILAARLYGLRRNPEDLEWAVRIYEWNQTHLVDPDTGRVWDGINRLGDGRIDYDWEFTYCQGVFLGAGAELFRVTGEQKYAGDALLTARSCIKRLCHPETLLLPDEGIDDTGLFKGILIRYFVLLEKQLPGAVSIREIILANADALWTKGLDHPMGLCGPSWEHKPVLPVQLSVQLSGLMLLEGAAVI from the coding sequence ATGGGCACTTCCGCAGAAGCGGCAACGGAGGCGGATTGGAAGACGCGTGCAGACTGGTTCCAGCACAGTCTCCGGAAGTATTTTTTTAATGAAAAAACCGGAATTATGAATCAATGGTTCCCCAAGGAGTACAACCGGCCGGGTGACAACTTTTACTATTGGTGGCATGCTCACGTGCTCGATGTTCTTGTAGATGCATATGAGCGTACCGGAGATCCTGCGATAGTGGTCCAGATCCGGGAATACAGCTCTTGTCTGCGTGCCAATAACGGCGGGACCTTCCTCCATAATTATTATGATGATATGGAATGGACGGCGCTTGCACTGCTGCGGGCATACCAGGCTACCGGTGAAGAGGAGTACAAGACCGCCGTATTGGAGCTTTGGGCGGATATTCAAACCGCGTGGAATGACCATTTCGGCGGAGGAATGGCCTGGAAGAAGGATCAGCTGGATTACAAGAACACCCCGGCGAATGCGCCTGCCGCCATTCTGGCTGCCCGTTTGTATGGCCTGCGGCGGAATCCGGAGGATTTGGAGTGGGCGGTCCGTATTTACGAATGGAATCAGACGCATCTGGTTGACCCGGATACCGGGCGGGTATGGGATGGCATCAACCGGCTGGGGGACGGCAGGATCGATTATGATTGGGAATTCACTTACTGCCAGGGCGTATTTCTGGGCGCAGGCGCGGAATTATTCCGGGTAACAGGGGAGCAGAAATATGCCGGGGACGCTCTGCTTACGGCCAGAAGCTGCATTAAGCGCCTGTGCCATCCGGAAACTTTATTGCTGCCGGATGAAGGCATTGATGACACGGGTTTGTTCAAAGGAATTCTGATCCGTTATTTCGTTCTGCTGGAGAAGCAGTTACCCGGAGCAGTTTCCATCCGTGAGATTATACTGGCGAATGCCGATGCTTTATGGACAAAAGGGCTGGACCACCCGATGGGGCTGTGCGGCCCCTCTTGGGAACACAAGCCCGTGCTGCCGGTTCAGCTTAGCGTGCAGCTCAGCGGACTGATGCTGCTTGAAGGTGCAGCCGTTATCTAA